The DNA window AAACCTGGCCTATTTACATACAGTACCGCTCACGAACATAGGGACACTGTTCGCGAAACTTTTGCGAAATTCGCCAACagtgttcgcgaaattcgcaaACGACGTTctcgaaattcgcgaacatatagactgttcgcgaacacactgttcgcgaacagatgCAAAATAAACGGTTTGACGAAcggtaaaataaaaactgtcAACTATAAACAGCTACATTACTTACTTGACGCACTTCTtctacaattatttattagcttattaatagttgtcaatattAATTGCTTGTGTTAAAAGAACTTTATGCCACAAAGGAGCACCTTGTTAGCTTCACTAAATTTACCTGGAGATCAAATTTTGATCTTTGCACTAAAACAGCAGTACTACTTGTTTATTGTTCATCAATGTTTTAAATAGGTACACCTTCCAACCCTTTTCAACctctaaccccccccccaaaggaAGTTGGCagcctcctcccccccccccccaaaggaAGGTGCCagcctcctccccccccccccaaaggaAGGTGCCAGCCTCCtgcctcacccccccccccccccccaaggaaGGTGTCGTATTTGTGGTGGAGGCCTCATTgtaaacactcacctgttacaGCAAACCCAACAATAATGATACCAAGATAGGTGACATCTTTACCAGCTTGGACAACTGAAATAAATACCAGAAGTTATAAATACAATCTGGTGAAGTACTTCAAAGATTACCCTGCTACCAGAGGGATCTAAGCATGACTAGTGAGGCGGTGAGTAGAAGAGGGGAAATTTCTGGAGTCTGATTCCAGGAGGTTTTCCTTGGCATTTATTAGAGGGCAGATGCacaaaaaatgagatctattggTTTTATAGAACattcaaaattatttcttACATTACAATCTAGTATTGGGTAGAGTGTTTGCTCGTGCTGATGCCAAATGTGTTTGTGTCCTCTTATGAAACATGaacccttgaccaatcaggcATGTGATTTAACAGTGTCGCTGTATAACTACTATTACATTCATAGGTAATTTCACCCCTCCCCATATAGCCCCCGCCCCCCCTATCCCCTGTTGTTACAGTAGTTATGTAGTAGTGATGCCAGTGAAGAGGGTTAGTTAATCAGATTAGAGCTAAAATGCAGCTCTTGATTGAGCTCCCATTAGATTCCTACTCAAGTTCACCCCTCCCCATATTACATCCTTTTCTCCTGCCCCCCTGTTCCATTAAAAGAAATGACTCATGTTCCGTCACACCTTTAGCGCCTACAGTCAGTTGACTCTCAGGCTGTTCTTGAGCCTCCATTAAGTCTCCAGATTCACTGgcttctttcttctttttcgaGGTCGACGCCAGTCTTTTGCTAATCTGTGAGCCACGCAACTCTTTCTCCAAAAGTGCTGACCTTTCAGGGGGACGATGTGAAGCAACAATAACACCAAAACAACCACGTGATTTCAGTCCAGAAAAAGCTGTCTGCGAGCTTAAAAATCTCTTGAATGCAAATTCCCCAACTCTACTCTGTGCATTGATAATATGGGTACTCGCAGATCCTAAGGCTCGCCATCTACCGCGACCCAACATCATGCGGCCTTGAGTTATCAAACTGGCCGCCATGTTGTTCGCTAATAACCAGCACCAGGCTACTTCTCTTGATAACgcacaggtatcccaaccTGACAGTTTGATGATCtctttttgccaaaaaaaaagacaggacAAATATTGGAGTCTGAAATTGAATTTATTTATGATTTTGTatgaatgccctttttcccttttttcttcGTCATTGAGAGATAAATTCAACTTTATGGGGTGCCTGTGTAAGCTGTCCCATGATGCTTTTGTGGCATCGTAGCTCGCCCTCGTATAAAAATTCCACGTGAACTGCGTTCGTCTTCTTGCAGTTAGCTCGTCGACAACGAAATAGTTCCTTTTGGCCCTTGCCACATTTCTCCTCTTACCGTCTCACCAGCAAGTGAAGATGCTCCGGGGAATTGAAACTGCAGACCTGCTTGACGAAGAACTCGCTGCCTTTTTCCGCACGCTTTTAACAGAACCAAAATGTTGAGCTTCTTGATGAAAGAACACATGGTCTCATGGGAGAGTAGCCAAGAAACGGCTGCACGTCCTTTACAAGGTTCGTACCTTTATCGTGTTTCCTGTAACAATTCAGTACATAGGGCTCGCTTTCATAACAATCGGTAAAAAGCAATACCTGACAGTTCTCATTACGATTTTTGAAGTTCTTTAAAAATAGCGAACTCCGAAAATTAATGCCTAAGAAAGAGAGTCAAAATTATCTTCACCCACACTTTTCAAACACAAATACTCGTTGTCAATTATACTTTAGTCCTTTTAGAAGTATTTCGAGTATAGATCGCATAATTTTGCTCAAGGATGGTTTGAGATTCTAAAGGATTGTGTTTCAAGCCACGAGGAAGGCGTGTTGACAATACAACGGCCACAATGATGACTAGAATAATCCCAGCTCGCTTTGAGCCAAAGGCGTTGAAGAGAAAATGTTCTGTATACCTATGTCTGAGTGGTctgtttcttattttttgcAATTGCAAACCACCCTAATGAATAATGTGATTTTTGACGCAGTAGTACCGTTTTACCACGAGCAAACCAGACGAAATGTTCGTGTATTGAATAATATTATCTTTAATTTGTTTACCGAATAATattacatttataaaaaaGCTTAGCTCCTCCCCCTTTTGGCTGAATAAgattcaaatttcaagatgacAACACGCCGTAACATTGCATCAGTAGTGAGACTTTTTAGTTTGTCATCAATAATAATTTGAACTAATTTTTACTGCACATTCCTGCTCTTTTGGTGGGTTATTCATCGTTAGTAgccaagagaaaataaaccgAGCAAATGAGAAGAAAAACGCTTAAAAAGTTGAGTTTGGTTTTCGCTCCTTGTGGGCAAACAAGACACGCTTACTGAACTCCGGAGCCCCGCACCGCGTAGCATTTTACTGACGACTGAGCCTTTCGTAACCCTGGTCCTTTTTTAGTGCAGGTCCTTTGTTAAGGTCCAGGGTTCTATTGTATGTAAAATGTTTCTCACAACATTTCTGTCTTCACAGGCTCATCTCAGTTTACACTGTTGTGGCCTAGACATGGCGTAGCATTATTTCGTTGGTAAGAAACAGGCCTATTACTAAATAGAACATTATAAGTATCTATGAAGAacagaaaaagacaagcataTATCTGATTACAATGATGCCTACCCATTTCAGAGATCACCATATCATCATGTCATGAACCAATGTCATCCAGCCTAAAATAATGTTCACAGGTAAGTTTACAACCCAGGTAGAAGTATTTTCTGTGTAAAAATTACTACAGGAATTTATTGTACTTTTGCAAATCTTATCACACTCAAAACTGCCACGATGATGACTAGAATAATCCCAGCTCGCTTTGAGCCAAAGGCGTTGAAGAGAAAATGTTCTGTATACCTATGTCTGAGTGGTTCTTATCTGGCCAGTCACTGCAGCTAGAACAAGGTCTTCTGTTCCAATTATAACTCATTTCTGTTGCTTTGATAGATCTGGACAGTGGTTGTTTACCAGCTGATGCCAAGTAAAGAACTAGCAGGTATTTGCATATTTCTGTAAGTTTCTCAAAAATAGTATGGTCAATGATGATGAAGTCTGACAAGCATATATCTGAAATTTCTGTTGACTAACTCTCTTTCTGAGGCCAGAAACGACACATTCCAATATcttattacttttttttctcaaagcTAATTTCGTGTTGAATTTTTTGTTCTTAGTTCACAATAAAATTGGAAATAAGAAGGTTAATTGGAAATGAAAAGCAATCAACACATGACCTGTGTCTGATGAACAGCATATCTGGTAAGTCGCTGGTGTgcaaagctgcattgtcaccagttacgtaacaatatctgATTTTCAACAGAAAACGCAAcagttatttcaaaattgtaaaagcagtgtgtctattgcaagtttctttgaggatgtgactgataatttaaagTGGATGGCAGGTTAAATAGtgcagattctaatagattctctTGTCAGTTAACGTCTCTGTCGTccctctggaagtaaactggtgacaatgctgctttaagaTGACTACTTGGGTCTTTGAGCCCTCATTATTCTCTGTCTAAATTAGACCTTTTTGAGGCCTGTGCTTGTTGCTTGTATACTTTTCTGCATTGCCATTGCATAATTTGAGAATGCAGCAGTTACCATGTGATGATTATTCCACAGACCTGTACTGAAATAGCATGAAGAAGTGGATAACATATCTGACTAAACTGCTGTAGGCAAAGTTTCTATTGAGAATGTTAATGATATGTTACATGGCTCTCATATATATCTTTGATTCATGTAGATAAGAAATTCCACTCTGCTAATAACATCCATGAGACTGCAAGAAATCTGCTTAGGATTGTAAGTGATTAGTGGCTTTCCAAATTATGCTGCTTtgcataaaaagaaaaaagctgGGTATAAGCCCTTTGCTTTCCCAGTAACATGATCTTTTGTACAGAGCTATGTTGAGCTCTGTGTGAGCAGAGTAGCTAAATTTAGAAATAGTTTATTGGGCAGTGATGAGATTATGTCTCGTTCGTATGAATCTATGATTACAAATAACACATCCTGAGCCCAATCAGTGTGCAGACCCTCAGATGCTATTTAGTTATTACTATGTGCTTATGCCATTTTTTATGCCACAGGTCAATCTCATCCAAACCAAACAAGTTTAAACCAACATTGTATTGATTTCGTAAAAATAAAGATTTGCAATTATATGCTGTCAAATGTCTGCTGTTTATTGATCTGTCTCAAATCCCTGTTTGATTCTCGTCTCTCTTGCAAGCACACACTATGGTATTTGCATCAATTTATTTAACCTACATCAAAT is part of the Nematostella vectensis chromosome 13, jaNemVect1.1, whole genome shotgun sequence genome and encodes:
- the LOC5507318 gene encoding mitochondrial import inner membrane translocase subunit Tim21 encodes the protein MAASLITQGRMMLGRGRWRALGSASTHIINAQSRVGEFAFKRFLSSQTAFSGLKSRGCFGVIVASHRPPERSALLEKELRGSQISKRLASTSKKKKEASESGDLMEAQEQPESQLTVGAKVVQAGKDVTYLGIIIVGFAVTGALLWYVFSELFLGFSPNRVYSDALKKVLANSEVVEELGEPIMGHGEETRRGRRRHVSFQEYVVDGEDYMRIKFYAKGSKRKGTVHVDVKKGSRGSFIYRFIFVEIPDYPSRTIIILDNR